A genomic segment from Chanos chanos chromosome 2, fChaCha1.1, whole genome shotgun sequence encodes:
- the tnip1 gene encoding TNFAIP3-interacting protein 1 isoform X2 — translation MEGKGPYRIYDPGGSDCQAKDEVSSSSYRQLLEENSVLRERMKGLKSLGDLLEESQNEASKLRKRVEELVRDNEALKSSASSFCSNLCMGTPIQTDTQISAHGKHHSHASAERTEARECSAGKSVQSEPKESSSEFEVVNMEDKGILDSHSGGAMHLPQENLELASQLQRLESSFSVFAEESNPNQLLAHLGRMAVEFHHLSSKVQKNEQRTSLLQTLCEQLRQENNELRKKMEEDLQYRNRDLEQLRQENLKLREQVTGARETAQSEQVEVKEEPAKDESAKPKVEQTMTQQAGKSVEKTPSKTCDPEVYEKKIKLLEKQRKDVLEVNKQWDIQWNSMKTQFEQKITDLRQRLADSQKAVLELEAEREQRQRDYDKKLLLAKSKIDTVQGEKECLTAENCDLKQKVRYLQDQLQPLTKQREYQEKEIQRLNRALEEALNLHSPSANQPGMNLGEGVMNLRQQELHTQIAVLKEQVKIFEEDFRKERSDRERMNEEKEDLRRQVERLQGQMTNLTNQLHQAQNECQRERTERCKLERLQMHHKQEGQQERRTSDPTSGSANGPMSPPYCGPFVQVGHQGLDGWPIHLPPRMPNFSTAPGRDFPPVTPGFPWQSSFPQPRGSRGQADAARAPPESADPGAAGFGKRDRQNMDPGKH, via the exons ATGGAAGGAAAAGGCCCGTATCGAATCTACGATCCCGGTGGGAGTGATTGCCAAGCCAAAGATGAGGTCAGCAGCAGCAGTTACCGTCAGTTACTGGAAGAGAACAGTGTTCTTAGGGAGCGAATGAAAGGCCTTAAGAGCTTAG GTGACCTTTTGGAGGAATCTCAAAACGAAGCGTCTAAACTTCGTAAGAGGGTGGAGGAGCTAGTGAGGGACAACGAGGCGCTTAAGTCCTCAGCCTCTAGCTTCTGTTCCAATCTGTGCATGGGCACTCCCATCCAGACCGACACACAGA TCTCAGCTCATGGGAAACATCACAGTCACGCGAGTGCTGAGAGGACGGAAGCCCGAGAATGTTCCGCTGGGAAGTCCGTACAGTCAGAACCCAAA GAAAGTTCATCAGAGTTTGAAGTAGTGAATATGGAAGACAAGGGCATCTTGGACTCGCATTCG GGGGGGGCAATGCATTTGCCTCAGGAGAACCTTGAGTTGGCCAGCCAACTTCAAAGACTGGAGAGCTCTTTCAGCGTGTTCGCAGAGGAGTCCAACCCAAACCAGCTGTTAGCCCACCTGGGCCGCATGGCAGTGGAGTTCCACCACCTCTCATCCAAAGTTCAGAAGAATGAACAGAGAACCTCCCTCCTACAG ACTCTCTGTGAACAGCTAAGGCAAGAAAATAATGAGCTCCGAAAAAAAATGGAGGAAGATCTCCAGTACCGAAATCGCGATTTGGAACAACTGAG GCAGGAGAACCTGAAACTGAGGGAACAAGTCACGGGAGCCCGAGAAACCGCTCAGAGCGAACAGGTAGAGGTCAAAGAAGAGCCAGCAAAGGACGAATCTGCCAAACCCAAGGTGGAGCAGACCATGACTCAGCAG GCTGGGAAAAGCGTTGAGAAAACCCCCTCGAAGACGTGTGATCCAGAAGTGTATGAGAAGAAAATCAAGCTTTTagagaaacaaaggaaagat GTACTGGAAGTCAACAAGCAATGGGACATTCAGTGGAATTCCATGAAGACGCAATTCGAACAGAAG ATCACAGACCTGAGGCAGAGACTCGCAGACTCCCAGAAGGCCGTGCTGGAGCTGGAGGCGGAGCGAGAGCAAAGGCAGAGAGACTACGATAAAAAACTCCTGTTGGCGAAGTCCAAGATCGACACTGTACAG GGGGAGAAGGAGTGTCTGACAGCAGAGAACTGTGACCTCAAGCAGAAGGTTCGCTACCTCCAGGACCAGCTGCAGCCTCTgaccaaacagagagaataccaagagaaagagattcagcGACTCAACAGG GCTCTAGAGGAGGCGTTAAATCTCCACTCCCCGTCGGCGAACCAGCCTGGGATGAACCTGGGTGAGGGGGTCATGAACCTGAGACAGCAGGAGCTGCACACGCAGATAGCAGTACTGAAGGAGCAG GTGAAGATCTTTGAGGAGGACTTCAGAAAAGAGAGGAGCGACAGAGAGCGGATGAATGAAGAGAAGGAGGACCTGAGACGGCAAGTGGAGAGGCTTCAGGGTCAGATGACCAATTTGACCAATCAG CTCCATCAAGCCCAGAACGAGTGTCAGAGAGAGCGCACTGAGCGATGTAAACTGGAGAGACTGCAGATGCACCATAAACAG gaggggcaACAGGAGAGACGTACCTCTGACCCCACCTCAGGCTCGGCCAATGGCCCAATGAGCCCACCGTACTGTGGCCCGTTTGTGCAAGTGGGTCACCAGGGCCTGGATGGATGGCCTATCCATCTTCCTCCCAGGATGCCTAACTTCAGTACGGCCCCAGGCAGAGACTTCCCGCCCGTCACCCCA GGCTTTCCCTGGCAGTCATCATTTCCTCAGCCACGCGGTTCCAGAGGACAAGCTGACGCAGCGCGAGCGCCTCCAGAGAGCGCAG ATCCCGGAGCGGCTGGTTTTGGAAAAAGGGATCGTCAGAATATGGACCCTGGAAAGCACTAA
- the dctn4 gene encoding dynactin subunit 4 isoform X1 has translation MASLLQPDRVVYLVRGEKKIRAPLSQLYFCRYCSELRSLECVSHEVDSHYCPSCLENMPSAEAKLKKNRCANCFDCPCCMHTLSTRATNIPSPLPDDPTKTAMKKAYYLACGFCRWTSRDVGMADKSVASGGWQEPENPHTQRINKLIEYYQQLAQREKLERDRKKLARRRPFMPQAFSEKYGLGTRLHRQRPGAPITSLYGLSLKEGEDQKEVNIEPALALDEVEPLPEDFYTRPVNLPEVTTLRQRLLQPDFQPAGASQLHPRHKHLLMKRSLRCRKCEHNLSKPEFNPTSIKFKIQLVAVSYIPEVRIMSIPNLRHMKESQVLLTLTNPVENITHVTLVPCEEGDPDDVNSTAKVLLPTKELILAGKDAAAEYDELAEPQDFQDDPDVVAFRKSNKIGFFIKVIPQREDGDVTVTFKIRHDFRNLAAPIRPGEEGEPPSETIWLTHHVELSLGPLAP, from the exons ATGGCGTCCCTATTGCAGCCAGACAGGGTAGTCTATCTTGTTCGTGGTGAGAAAAAGATTCGTGCTCCCTTATCTCAGCTGTATTTCTGCAGGTACTGCAGTGAGCTACGATCGCTAGAATGTGTGTCACACGAG GTCGACTCCCACTACTGCCCAAGCTGCTTGGAAAATATGCCATCAGCAGAGGCgaagctgaaaaaaaatag GTGTGCAAACTGCTTCGATTGTCCATGTTGCATGCACACCTTGTCCACACGTGCAACCAATATCCCTTCCCCTTTACCTGATGATCCAACAAAAACGGCCATGAAGAAGGCATACTATCTCGCCTGTGGATTCTGTCGTTGGACTTCACGAGATGTTGGCATGGCCGACAAGTCAGTGG CCAGCGGAGGATGGCAGGAACCTGAGAATCCCCATACTCAACGG ATCAACAAACTGATCGAGTATTACCAGCAGCTGGCCCAGAGGGAGAAGCTGGAGAGGGACCGAAAGAAGCTGGCCAGAAGACGCCCTTTCATGCCTCAGGCTTTCTCG GAAAAGTACGGCCTGGGCACTAGGCTGCACCGCCAGAGGCCCGGAGCTCCCATCACCAGCCTGTATGGACTCTC cctgaAGGAAGGTGAGGACCAGAAGGAGGTAAACATCGAGCCAGCCCTGGCGCTGGATGAGGTGGAGCCTTTGCCTGAGGACTTTTACACCCGACCAGTCAACTTACCCGAAG TTACCACCCTTCGCCAGAGGCTGCTCCAGCCAGACTTCCAGCCGGCAGGAGCTTCACAGCTGCACCCCAGACATAAGCACCTCTTGATGAAACGTTCGCTGCGCTGTAGG aaatgtGAGCACAATCTGAGCAAGCCTGAATTCAATCCAACTTCTATTAAATTCAAAATCCAGCTTGTGGCAGT GAGTTACATCCCCGAAGTGAGAATAATGTCCATTCCAAACCTGCGCCACATGAAG GAGAGTCAAGTGCTGCTGACCCTGACTAATCCAGTAGAGAACATTACCCATGTTACCCTGGTTCCCTGTGAGGAAGGAGATCCTGATGATGTCAACAGCACTGCTAAG GTGTTGTTGCCCACTAAGGAGCTGATCTTGGCCGGCAAAGACGCAGCGGCTGAGTACGATGAGCTGGCGGAGCCTCAGGACTTCCAGGACGACCCAGA CGTCGTTGCCTTCAGGAAGTCCAACAAGATTGGCTTCTTCATCAAAGTGATCCCGCAGCGTGAAGACGGCGATGTCACCGTGACCTTCAAGATCCGTCACGACTTCCGTAATCTGGCCGCTCCCATACGTCCAGGCGAGGAGGGGGAGCCCCCTAGTGAGACCATCTGGCTCACACACCATGTGGAGCTCAGCCTCGGCCCACTGGCTCCCTGA
- the tnip1 gene encoding TNFAIP3-interacting protein 1 isoform X1 — protein sequence MEGKGPYRIYDPGGSDCQAKDEVSSSSYRQLLEENSVLRERMKGLKSLGDLLEESQNEASKLRKRVEELVRDNEALKSSASSFCSNLCMGTPIQTDTQISAHGKHHSHASAERTEARECSAGKSVQSEPKESSSEFEVVNMEDKGILDSHSQGGAMHLPQENLELASQLQRLESSFSVFAEESNPNQLLAHLGRMAVEFHHLSSKVQKNEQRTSLLQTLCEQLRQENNELRKKMEEDLQYRNRDLEQLRQENLKLREQVTGARETAQSEQVEVKEEPAKDESAKPKVEQTMTQQAGKSVEKTPSKTCDPEVYEKKIKLLEKQRKDVLEVNKQWDIQWNSMKTQFEQKITDLRQRLADSQKAVLELEAEREQRQRDYDKKLLLAKSKIDTVQGEKECLTAENCDLKQKVRYLQDQLQPLTKQREYQEKEIQRLNRALEEALNLHSPSANQPGMNLGEGVMNLRQQELHTQIAVLKEQVKIFEEDFRKERSDRERMNEEKEDLRRQVERLQGQMTNLTNQLHQAQNECQRERTERCKLERLQMHHKQEGQQERRTSDPTSGSANGPMSPPYCGPFVQVGHQGLDGWPIHLPPRMPNFSTAPGRDFPPVTPGFPWQSSFPQPRGSRGQADAARAPPESADPGAAGFGKRDRQNMDPGKH from the exons ATGGAAGGAAAAGGCCCGTATCGAATCTACGATCCCGGTGGGAGTGATTGCCAAGCCAAAGATGAGGTCAGCAGCAGCAGTTACCGTCAGTTACTGGAAGAGAACAGTGTTCTTAGGGAGCGAATGAAAGGCCTTAAGAGCTTAG GTGACCTTTTGGAGGAATCTCAAAACGAAGCGTCTAAACTTCGTAAGAGGGTGGAGGAGCTAGTGAGGGACAACGAGGCGCTTAAGTCCTCAGCCTCTAGCTTCTGTTCCAATCTGTGCATGGGCACTCCCATCCAGACCGACACACAGA TCTCAGCTCATGGGAAACATCACAGTCACGCGAGTGCTGAGAGGACGGAAGCCCGAGAATGTTCCGCTGGGAAGTCCGTACAGTCAGAACCCAAA GAAAGTTCATCAGAGTTTGAAGTAGTGAATATGGAAGACAAGGGCATCTTGGACTCGCATTCG CAGGGGGGGGCAATGCATTTGCCTCAGGAGAACCTTGAGTTGGCCAGCCAACTTCAAAGACTGGAGAGCTCTTTCAGCGTGTTCGCAGAGGAGTCCAACCCAAACCAGCTGTTAGCCCACCTGGGCCGCATGGCAGTGGAGTTCCACCACCTCTCATCCAAAGTTCAGAAGAATGAACAGAGAACCTCCCTCCTACAG ACTCTCTGTGAACAGCTAAGGCAAGAAAATAATGAGCTCCGAAAAAAAATGGAGGAAGATCTCCAGTACCGAAATCGCGATTTGGAACAACTGAG GCAGGAGAACCTGAAACTGAGGGAACAAGTCACGGGAGCCCGAGAAACCGCTCAGAGCGAACAGGTAGAGGTCAAAGAAGAGCCAGCAAAGGACGAATCTGCCAAACCCAAGGTGGAGCAGACCATGACTCAGCAG GCTGGGAAAAGCGTTGAGAAAACCCCCTCGAAGACGTGTGATCCAGAAGTGTATGAGAAGAAAATCAAGCTTTTagagaaacaaaggaaagat GTACTGGAAGTCAACAAGCAATGGGACATTCAGTGGAATTCCATGAAGACGCAATTCGAACAGAAG ATCACAGACCTGAGGCAGAGACTCGCAGACTCCCAGAAGGCCGTGCTGGAGCTGGAGGCGGAGCGAGAGCAAAGGCAGAGAGACTACGATAAAAAACTCCTGTTGGCGAAGTCCAAGATCGACACTGTACAG GGGGAGAAGGAGTGTCTGACAGCAGAGAACTGTGACCTCAAGCAGAAGGTTCGCTACCTCCAGGACCAGCTGCAGCCTCTgaccaaacagagagaataccaagagaaagagattcagcGACTCAACAGG GCTCTAGAGGAGGCGTTAAATCTCCACTCCCCGTCGGCGAACCAGCCTGGGATGAACCTGGGTGAGGGGGTCATGAACCTGAGACAGCAGGAGCTGCACACGCAGATAGCAGTACTGAAGGAGCAG GTGAAGATCTTTGAGGAGGACTTCAGAAAAGAGAGGAGCGACAGAGAGCGGATGAATGAAGAGAAGGAGGACCTGAGACGGCAAGTGGAGAGGCTTCAGGGTCAGATGACCAATTTGACCAATCAG CTCCATCAAGCCCAGAACGAGTGTCAGAGAGAGCGCACTGAGCGATGTAAACTGGAGAGACTGCAGATGCACCATAAACAG gaggggcaACAGGAGAGACGTACCTCTGACCCCACCTCAGGCTCGGCCAATGGCCCAATGAGCCCACCGTACTGTGGCCCGTTTGTGCAAGTGGGTCACCAGGGCCTGGATGGATGGCCTATCCATCTTCCTCCCAGGATGCCTAACTTCAGTACGGCCCCAGGCAGAGACTTCCCGCCCGTCACCCCA GGCTTTCCCTGGCAGTCATCATTTCCTCAGCCACGCGGTTCCAGAGGACAAGCTGACGCAGCGCGAGCGCCTCCAGAGAGCGCAG ATCCCGGAGCGGCTGGTTTTGGAAAAAGGGATCGTCAGAATATGGACCCTGGAAAGCACTAA
- the tnip1 gene encoding TNFAIP3-interacting protein 1 isoform X3, which yields MEGKGPYRIYDPGGSDCQAKDEVSSSSYRQLLEENSVLRERMKGLKSLGDLLEESQNEASKLRKRVEELVRDNEALKSSASSFCSNLCMGTPIQTDTQISAHGKHHSHASAERTEARECSAGKSVQSEPKESSSEFEVVNMEDKGILDSHSQGGAMHLPQENLELASQLQRLESSFSVFAEESNPNQLLAHLGRMAVEFHHLSSKVQKNEQRTSLLQTLCEQLRQENNELRKKMEEDLQYRNRDLEQLRQENLKLREQVTGARETAQSEQVEVKEEPAKDESAKPKVEQTMTQQAGKSVEKTPSKTCDPEVYEKKIKLLEKQRKDVLEVNKQWDIQWNSMKTQFEQKITDLRQRLADSQKAVLELEAEREQRQRDYDKKLLLAKSKIDTVQGEKECLTAENCDLKQKVRYLQDQLQPLTKQREYQEKEIQRLNRALEEALNLHSPSANQPGMNLGEGVMNLRQQELHTQIAVLKEQVKIFEEDFRKERSDRERMNEEKEDLRRQVERLQGQMTNLTNQLHQAQNECQRERTERCKLERLQMHHKQGQQERRTSDPTSGSANGPMSPPYCGPFVQVGHQGLDGWPIHLPPRMPNFSTAPGRDFPPVTPGFPWQSSFPQPRGSRGQADAARAPPESADPGAAGFGKRDRQNMDPGKH from the exons ATGGAAGGAAAAGGCCCGTATCGAATCTACGATCCCGGTGGGAGTGATTGCCAAGCCAAAGATGAGGTCAGCAGCAGCAGTTACCGTCAGTTACTGGAAGAGAACAGTGTTCTTAGGGAGCGAATGAAAGGCCTTAAGAGCTTAG GTGACCTTTTGGAGGAATCTCAAAACGAAGCGTCTAAACTTCGTAAGAGGGTGGAGGAGCTAGTGAGGGACAACGAGGCGCTTAAGTCCTCAGCCTCTAGCTTCTGTTCCAATCTGTGCATGGGCACTCCCATCCAGACCGACACACAGA TCTCAGCTCATGGGAAACATCACAGTCACGCGAGTGCTGAGAGGACGGAAGCCCGAGAATGTTCCGCTGGGAAGTCCGTACAGTCAGAACCCAAA GAAAGTTCATCAGAGTTTGAAGTAGTGAATATGGAAGACAAGGGCATCTTGGACTCGCATTCG CAGGGGGGGGCAATGCATTTGCCTCAGGAGAACCTTGAGTTGGCCAGCCAACTTCAAAGACTGGAGAGCTCTTTCAGCGTGTTCGCAGAGGAGTCCAACCCAAACCAGCTGTTAGCCCACCTGGGCCGCATGGCAGTGGAGTTCCACCACCTCTCATCCAAAGTTCAGAAGAATGAACAGAGAACCTCCCTCCTACAG ACTCTCTGTGAACAGCTAAGGCAAGAAAATAATGAGCTCCGAAAAAAAATGGAGGAAGATCTCCAGTACCGAAATCGCGATTTGGAACAACTGAG GCAGGAGAACCTGAAACTGAGGGAACAAGTCACGGGAGCCCGAGAAACCGCTCAGAGCGAACAGGTAGAGGTCAAAGAAGAGCCAGCAAAGGACGAATCTGCCAAACCCAAGGTGGAGCAGACCATGACTCAGCAG GCTGGGAAAAGCGTTGAGAAAACCCCCTCGAAGACGTGTGATCCAGAAGTGTATGAGAAGAAAATCAAGCTTTTagagaaacaaaggaaagat GTACTGGAAGTCAACAAGCAATGGGACATTCAGTGGAATTCCATGAAGACGCAATTCGAACAGAAG ATCACAGACCTGAGGCAGAGACTCGCAGACTCCCAGAAGGCCGTGCTGGAGCTGGAGGCGGAGCGAGAGCAAAGGCAGAGAGACTACGATAAAAAACTCCTGTTGGCGAAGTCCAAGATCGACACTGTACAG GGGGAGAAGGAGTGTCTGACAGCAGAGAACTGTGACCTCAAGCAGAAGGTTCGCTACCTCCAGGACCAGCTGCAGCCTCTgaccaaacagagagaataccaagagaaagagattcagcGACTCAACAGG GCTCTAGAGGAGGCGTTAAATCTCCACTCCCCGTCGGCGAACCAGCCTGGGATGAACCTGGGTGAGGGGGTCATGAACCTGAGACAGCAGGAGCTGCACACGCAGATAGCAGTACTGAAGGAGCAG GTGAAGATCTTTGAGGAGGACTTCAGAAAAGAGAGGAGCGACAGAGAGCGGATGAATGAAGAGAAGGAGGACCTGAGACGGCAAGTGGAGAGGCTTCAGGGTCAGATGACCAATTTGACCAATCAG CTCCATCAAGCCCAGAACGAGTGTCAGAGAGAGCGCACTGAGCGATGTAAACTGGAGAGACTGCAGATGCACCATAAACAG gggcaACAGGAGAGACGTACCTCTGACCCCACCTCAGGCTCGGCCAATGGCCCAATGAGCCCACCGTACTGTGGCCCGTTTGTGCAAGTGGGTCACCAGGGCCTGGATGGATGGCCTATCCATCTTCCTCCCAGGATGCCTAACTTCAGTACGGCCCCAGGCAGAGACTTCCCGCCCGTCACCCCA GGCTTTCCCTGGCAGTCATCATTTCCTCAGCCACGCGGTTCCAGAGGACAAGCTGACGCAGCGCGAGCGCCTCCAGAGAGCGCAG ATCCCGGAGCGGCTGGTTTTGGAAAAAGGGATCGTCAGAATATGGACCCTGGAAAGCACTAA
- the dctn4 gene encoding dynactin subunit 4 isoform X2, whose translation MASLLQPDRVVYLVRGEKKIRAPLSQLYFCRYCSELRSLECVSHEVDSHYCPSCLENMPSAEAKLKKNRCANCFDCPCCMHTLSTRATNIPSPLPDDPTKTAMKKAYYLACGFCRWTSRDVGMADKSVASGGWQEPENPHTQRINKLIEYYQQLAQREKLERDRKKLARRRPFMPQAFSQHTIHVVEKYGLGTRLHRQRPGAPITSLYGLSLKEGEDQKEVNIEPALALDEVEPLPEDFYTRPVNLPEVTTLRQRLLQPDFQPAGASQLHPRHKHLLMKRSLRCRKCEHNLSKPEFNPTSIKFKIQLVAVSYIPEVRIMSIPNLRHMKESQVLLTLTNPVENITHVTLVPCEEGDPDDVNSTAKVLLPTKELILAGKDAAAEYDELAEPQDFQDDPDVVAFRKSNKIGFFIKVIPQREDGDVTVTFKIRHDFRNLAAPIRPGEEGEPPSETIWLTHHVELSLGPLAP comes from the exons ATGGCGTCCCTATTGCAGCCAGACAGGGTAGTCTATCTTGTTCGTGGTGAGAAAAAGATTCGTGCTCCCTTATCTCAGCTGTATTTCTGCAGGTACTGCAGTGAGCTACGATCGCTAGAATGTGTGTCACACGAG GTCGACTCCCACTACTGCCCAAGCTGCTTGGAAAATATGCCATCAGCAGAGGCgaagctgaaaaaaaatag GTGTGCAAACTGCTTCGATTGTCCATGTTGCATGCACACCTTGTCCACACGTGCAACCAATATCCCTTCCCCTTTACCTGATGATCCAACAAAAACGGCCATGAAGAAGGCATACTATCTCGCCTGTGGATTCTGTCGTTGGACTTCACGAGATGTTGGCATGGCCGACAAGTCAGTGG CCAGCGGAGGATGGCAGGAACCTGAGAATCCCCATACTCAACGG ATCAACAAACTGATCGAGTATTACCAGCAGCTGGCCCAGAGGGAGAAGCTGGAGAGGGACCGAAAGAAGCTGGCCAGAAGACGCCCTTTCATGCCTCAGGCTTTCTCG CAACACACTATTCATGTGGTG GAAAAGTACGGCCTGGGCACTAGGCTGCACCGCCAGAGGCCCGGAGCTCCCATCACCAGCCTGTATGGACTCTC cctgaAGGAAGGTGAGGACCAGAAGGAGGTAAACATCGAGCCAGCCCTGGCGCTGGATGAGGTGGAGCCTTTGCCTGAGGACTTTTACACCCGACCAGTCAACTTACCCGAAG TTACCACCCTTCGCCAGAGGCTGCTCCAGCCAGACTTCCAGCCGGCAGGAGCTTCACAGCTGCACCCCAGACATAAGCACCTCTTGATGAAACGTTCGCTGCGCTGTAGG aaatgtGAGCACAATCTGAGCAAGCCTGAATTCAATCCAACTTCTATTAAATTCAAAATCCAGCTTGTGGCAGT GAGTTACATCCCCGAAGTGAGAATAATGTCCATTCCAAACCTGCGCCACATGAAG GAGAGTCAAGTGCTGCTGACCCTGACTAATCCAGTAGAGAACATTACCCATGTTACCCTGGTTCCCTGTGAGGAAGGAGATCCTGATGATGTCAACAGCACTGCTAAG GTGTTGTTGCCCACTAAGGAGCTGATCTTGGCCGGCAAAGACGCAGCGGCTGAGTACGATGAGCTGGCGGAGCCTCAGGACTTCCAGGACGACCCAGA CGTCGTTGCCTTCAGGAAGTCCAACAAGATTGGCTTCTTCATCAAAGTGATCCCGCAGCGTGAAGACGGCGATGTCACCGTGACCTTCAAGATCCGTCACGACTTCCGTAATCTGGCCGCTCCCATACGTCCAGGCGAGGAGGGGGAGCCCCCTAGTGAGACCATCTGGCTCACACACCATGTGGAGCTCAGCCTCGGCCCACTGGCTCCCTGA
- the gpx3 gene encoding glutathione peroxidase 3, giving the protein MGSLWISVLVTVGLIQQCNGGSNSQVCYTSTNGSLHKYGAKTLNGSQYVDFSQYAGKTVLVVNVASYUGLTFQYLELNALHDELKDYGFTILGFPSNQFGKQEPGENHEILASLKYVRPGNGFVPNFQLFERADVNGENEQGIFTFLKNACPPVGDSFGNPADRLFWEPLKISDIKWNFEKFLIGPDGKPVMRWFPRVNVSEVRADILKYFRQLYSKK; this is encoded by the exons ATGGGAAGCCTCTGGATCTCTGTTCTGGTGACAGTGGGTTTGATCCAGCAGTGTAATGGAGGATCAAATTCCCAG GTGTGTTACACATCAACAAATGGCTCCCTACATAAGTACGGAGCAAAAACTCTCAATGGAAGCCAGTACGTTGACTTCAGTCAGTATGCTGGGAAGACTGTCCTCGTTGTAAATGTGGCCTCCTACTGAGGACTCACATTCCAGTATTTAG AATTGAATGCACTGCACGATGAGTTGAAGGATTATGGCTTCACCATTCTTGGGTTTCCCAGCAACCAGTTTGGGAAACAGGAGCCTGGGGAAAATCATGAAATTCTGGCCTCTCTAAA ATATGTCCGTCCGGGCAATGGTTTTGTTCCAAACTTCCAGCTCTTCGAAAGGGCAGACGTGAATGGGGAAAATGAGCAGGGTATTTTCACTTTCCTCAAG AATGCCTGCCCACCAGTGGGAGACAGCTTTGGGAATCCCGCCGACCGACTGTTCTGGGAACCACTAAAGATCAGTGATATAAAGTGGAACTTTGAGAAGTTCCTGATCGGGCCGGATGGCAAACCCGTGATGCGGTGGTTTCCCAGGGTGAACGTTTCCGAAGTCCGAGCAGACATCCTGAAATACTTCCGGCAGCTTTATTCCAAGAAATAA